The genomic interval TATCCCGAATGATCCTGCGCGCGTGGCGTCAGGGCGGCGCGCGTTTCAACCGATTGTCAGCGCGGTGCGTTTGGGGCAGGAAGGTGACAATGAACACGCATGTCAGCCCACGCCGCGGCAAGGAACTGCTCCGCGCCGATCGCGCCTATCGCGCGGGAGGCGGCATGGCGCGGCTCATCGCGCTGGCGCCCGCGCGTCTTTTCCACCGCCTGCTCGACCGCATCGATGCGGGGCTGATGCTCGGCACGATCGAGGGTCATTTGCCTGATGGCAGCGTGCGGCTGCTCGGCGGGCGCGGCAAGGGCCCCACCGCGATTGTCCACCTTCACGACTGGACGGCGCTCGCGCGTCTCGCGCTGTCGGGCTCGGTCGGCTGGTATCGGGCGTGGGAAGCGCAGGAGTGGTCGTCGCCCGATCCGGTGCCGCTGTTCGACTTGTTCATGCGCAATGGCGAGGCGCTGGGCAACGCCGGGCGGGCACGCGGGCCGTGGCGCTGGCTCAACCGCGCGATTCATGCGCTGAACCGCAACGACCGTCGCGGGGCCCGGCGAAACATCCACGCCCATTATGATTTGGGCAATGATTTCTATCGCTTGTGGCTCGACGATGCGATGAATTATTCGAGCGCACTGTTCGCCGATCCGGGCCAGTCGCTCGAGGCGGCGCAGGCGGCGAAGATCGATGCGATCCTCGACCGGCTCGACCTGCGTTCGGGGAGCCGGCTGCTTGAAATCGGTTGCGGCTGGGGCGCGCTCGCCGAACGGGCGGTCGAACGCCACGACGTGCTCTACACCGGCGTCACCCTGTCGCCCGCACAAGCCGAAATCGCCGATGCGCGGCTCCATGCGGTCGATCTGTCGGGGCGTTCGCGGATCGAACTGTGCGACTATCGCGATGCGCAGGGCCCCTATGACGCGATCGCCAGCGTCGAGATGGTCGAGGCGGTGGGCGAGGCCTATTGGCCCGCCTATCTCGACGCGATCGCGCGGCTGCTGCGTCCGGGCGGCAAGGCGGCGATCCAGTATATCTCGATCGACGATGCGCTGTTCGAGCGTTACGCGGCGAGCAGCGACTTCATTCAGGCCTATATCTTTCCGGGCGGCTGCCTGATCTCGGAAAGTCGCTTTCGCGCGCTGGCCGAGGCGAGAGGGCTCGCATGGCGCGACGTGCGCCGCTTCGGCGGGGACTATGCCGAGACGCTGCGCCAGTGGCGCGAACGCTTCGACGCGGCGGTCGCCGCCGAACGGCTCCCGCCGGGGTTCGACGAACGCTTCGTCCGGCTCTGGCGCTATTATCTGCAATATTGCGAGGGTGGCTTTCGCGGCGGCGGGATCGACGTCGCGCAGGTCACGCTCGAAAAGACGGCCTGAAAACAGGGGAGAGAGGCATATGCGAAGATTATGGGCGGCGGTGCTGCTGAGCACCGCGGCGGCGGGGTGCAGCGCGCCCGCGACCACCCAAGCCACCGATCAACTGTCAAAGGATCTGCCAAAGGATTTGAATGTGCTGTTCTGGACCCAGGATCAACGCGACGCTGCCTTCCGCACGATGGAGACGGTTCCGAAGGTCGTCGTCAATGCGA from uncultured Sphingopyxis sp. carries:
- a CDS encoding cyclopropane-fatty-acyl-phospholipid synthase family protein — its product is MNTHVSPRRGKELLRADRAYRAGGGMARLIALAPARLFHRLLDRIDAGLMLGTIEGHLPDGSVRLLGGRGKGPTAIVHLHDWTALARLALSGSVGWYRAWEAQEWSSPDPVPLFDLFMRNGEALGNAGRARGPWRWLNRAIHALNRNDRRGARRNIHAHYDLGNDFYRLWLDDAMNYSSALFADPGQSLEAAQAAKIDAILDRLDLRSGSRLLEIGCGWGALAERAVERHDVLYTGVTLSPAQAEIADARLHAVDLSGRSRIELCDYRDAQGPYDAIASVEMVEAVGEAYWPAYLDAIARLLRPGGKAAIQYISIDDALFERYAASSDFIQAYIFPGGCLISESRFRALAEARGLAWRDVRRFGGDYAETLRQWRERFDAAVAAERLPPGFDERFVRLWRYYLQYCEGGFRGGGIDVAQVTLEKTA